Proteins encoded by one window of Salvelinus namaycush isolate Seneca unplaced genomic scaffold, SaNama_1.0 Scaffold1207, whole genome shotgun sequence:
- the LOC120036099 gene encoding inversin-like, whose amino-acid sequence MASDPSPPSPAPLGSQVHAAAVNGDRSVLLRLITVDPSLRDREDQFGRTPLMYCVLADRLDCAETLLKAGASVNKTDHSQRTALHLAAQK is encoded by the exons GCATCTGACCCTTCACCCCCAAGCCCCGCCCCTCTGGGCTCCCAGGTCCACGCAGCCGCCGTCAACGGAGACCGGAGCGTCCTCCTCAGACTCATCACAG TGGATCCCTCCCTGCGTGACCGTGAGGACCAGTTTGGGCGTACCCCACTGATGTACTGTGTCCTGGCTGACCGTCTGGACTGTGCTGAGACACTGCTGAAGGCGGGAGCCTCTGTTAACAAGACTGACCATAGCCAACGTACTGCGCTGCACCTGGCAGCACAGAAG